The following are from one region of the Pseudorasbora parva isolate DD20220531a chromosome 12, ASM2467924v1, whole genome shotgun sequence genome:
- the si:ch211-105j21.9 gene encoding sialomucin core protein 24-like isoform X2 has translation MGVLALQLLVCGHLILFSLVVNNITNAQQISELPAKAPPLNATGNLTENNASNTYNDSSTFQNLTTQATTTGFNSTTGPTQINVTVTGSAEQSNSTKSAQTTQTATSSTININSTTVTSTVNSTHSNNETTTLSTTPLTKTTAIPSTAVTQNTTFSNESIGGGMNNSEKSMTILFSILLGVIVMVILVNFAYKYGRSKERSIQYTHRRLQNEDTGESFAVSDDTLVISGGLYDGPQIYNPTMTVQNEEEFQTNTPGFASRPTQFRLEFLGEDQDRAFDNETSTFQTFHAHDQEP, from the exons ATGGGTGTGTTGGCTCTTCAGCTTTTGGTATGTGGCCAtctaatattgttttcattggtTGTGAATAATATAACCAATGCACAGCAGATCAGTGAGTTACCAGCAAAAGCTCCACCTCTGAATGCAACAGGAAACCTCACAGAAAACAATGCTTCAAATACATATAATGACAGCAGCACATTTCAAAACTTGACAACCCAGGCAACCACTACTGGCTTCAACAGTACTACAGGACCCACCCAAATCAATGTAACAGTCACAGGATCGGCAGAGCAGTCAAACTCGACAAAAAGCGCTCAGACAACCCAAACAGCCACATCCTCAACAATCAACATCAATTCAACAACTGTCACTTCTACAGTCAACAGCACTCATAGCAATAATGAAACTACTACATTAAGTACTACACCCCTGACCAAAACAACAGCGATTCCTTCTACCGCTGTAACTCAAAACACAACTTTTTCCAATGAATCAATAG GTGGTGGCATGAATAATTCAGAGAAATCTATGaccattttattcagcattctGCTTGGTGTGATAGTTATGGTAATTCTGGTGAACTTTGCGTATAAGTACGGCAGAAGCAAAGAGAGAAGTATCCAATATACTCATCGCCGTCTCCAGAATGAAGATACAG GTGAGTCGTTTGCAGTGTCAGATGACACGCTGGTCATTTCAGGAGGACTCTATGACGGCCCTCAGATTTACAACCCCACCATGACGGTACAGAACGAGGAAGAATTCCAGACAAACACACCTGGATTTGCTTCCAGACCTACTCAGTTCCGCTTGGAGTTTCTGGGAGAGGATCAAGACAGAGCATTTGACAATGAGACCTCCACCTTTCAGACATTCCATGCACATGACCAAGAGCCTTAA
- the tshba gene encoding thyroid stimulating hormone subunit beta a, translating into METDGDQLLCLYKRHKAFQHKQALPDPPDILIHCQIMSPLYVVGMLGLLMKIAAPMCAPTEYTIYIERQECNYCVAVNTTICMGFCFSRDSNVKELVGPRFLVQRGCTYQEVEYRTAILPGCPSYADPHFTYPVALSCHCSTCNTRSDECAHKTSNAARKCSKPVRHLYPDHEENSYIQPYWEQYE; encoded by the exons ATGGAGACAGATGGAGATCAGCTTCTGTGTCTGTATAAGAGACACAAAGCCTTTCAACACAAGCAGGCTTTACCAGATCCTCCAG ATATTCTGATACACTGCCAGATAATGTCTCCTCTGTATGTGGTCGGCATGCTGGGACTTTTGATGAAGATAGCTGCGCCTATGTGTGCCCCCACTGAGTACACCATTTACATCGAGAGACAGGAGTGCAATTACTGTGTGGCTGTCAACACCACCATCTGCATGGGCTTCTGTTTCTCCAGG GACAGTAATGTGAAGGAGTTGGTAGGTCCTCGTTTCCTGGTTCAGAGGGGATGCACCTATCAGGAAGTCGAGTACCGGACGGCCATCTTGCCTGGCTGTCCTTCATATGCAGATCCCCACTTCACATATCCAGTAGCTCTTAGTTGCCACTGCAGCACCTGTAACACCCGCAGCGATGAATGTGCCCACAAAACCAGCAACGCTGCGAGGAAATGCTCCAAACCTGTCCGTCATCTGTACCCTGACCATGAGGAGAACAGCTACATCCAGCCATACTGGGAACAGTACGAGTAA
- the slc5a8l gene encoding sodium-coupled monocarboxylate transporter 1, producing the protein MPGSGGPVATFSVWDYVVFAGLILFAAGIGLFQAIRGRKEASSEEFLLGGRQMTAVPVALSLTASFMSGITVIGTPAEAYMYGTPFWLFVFSYAIMSTISAEIFVPLFYRLGITSTYEYLEMRFNKLIRVIGTSMYIAQTALYTGMVIYAPALALNQITGLDLWGVLVATGAVCIIYCTLGGLKAVIWTDVFQMIIMLAGFVAVIARGAVLQGGLGKIWNDSYYGGRLETFSFDPDPLRRHSFWTIVVGGSLMWASMYSINQSQVQRYISCRTITHAKLSLYVNMVGLWVTVSLAMLAGLTMYSIYKDCDPFTNKDVGASDQLLPYLVMDILADFPGLPGLFVAAAYSGTLSTVSSSINALVAVTVADFMKPAWPWLTERQLSWINMGMSVFYGSVCIGMAGVASMMGNILQAALSIFGMISGPLLGLYLLGMFFRCVNSTGGLTGLISGLAITLWVGIGAQLYPPLPEKTLRLPLSVQGCISQDLNETTTMIPFTTVLQTSTPQSRPALADSWYSLSYLYFCPVGILVTMTTGLIVSAITGGCKQKKARPELFIGKSDLICFGWRDSEVSELIEKEPNHIQGLDCPVFYDNEIALKEKDHKEKITKL; encoded by the exons ATGCCGGGCAGTGGAGGGCCAGTTGCGACGTTCTCAGTTTGGGACTATGTGGTGTTTGCCGGCTTGATCCTTTTTGCAGCGGGCATCGGCTTGTTCCAAGCCATCCGTGGACGCAAGGAGGCCAGCAGTGAAGAGTTTCTACTGGGCGGCCGTCAGATGACCGCGGTGCCTGTGGCTTTGTCCCTGACGGCTAGTTTCATGTCAGGTATCACTGTTATTGGCACCCCTGCAGAGGCGTACATGTACGGCACACCGTTCTGGCTCTTTGTCTTCTCTTATGCCATCATGTCCACTATCAGCGCTGAAATCTTCGTGCCTCTGTTTTACCGCCTGGGCATCACCAGCACATATGAG TACTTGGAAATGCGTTTCAACAAGCTCATACGAGTGATTGGGACCAGCATGTATATTGCTCAAACT GCTTTATACACAGGCATGGTTATCTACGCCCCTGCGCTTGCACTTAATCAGA TCACTGGTCTGGATCTGTGGGGAGTACTTGTGGCCACAGGGGCCGTCTGCATCATCTACTGCACCCTG GGCGGGCTGAAGGCAGTGATATGGACAGATGTGTTCCAGATGATCATCATGTTGGCCGGGTTTGTCGCGGTCATCGCTCGTGGGGCTGTCCTGCAGGGGGGACTCGGGAAGATCTGGAATGACAGTTACTATGGAGGACGTTTGGAAACATTCAG TTTTGATCCTGATCCTTTGAGGCGTCACAGTTTTTGGACAATCGTTGTTGGCGGAAGTCTGATGTGGGCATCCATGTactcaatcaaccaatcacaggtGCAACGGTACATTTCCTGTCGGACAATAACTCATGCCAAGCT GTCTCTGTATGTGAATATGGTGGGATTATGGGTCACAGTGAGTTTGGCCATGCTCGCCGGTCTCACCATGTACTCCATCTATAAAGACTGCGATCCTTTCACCAATAAAGACGTAGGAGCTTCAGACCAG CTTCTTCCTTATCTGGTGATGGACATACTAGCAGATTTCCCAGGACTGCCTGGCTTGTTTGTGGCTGCCGCTTACAGTGGAACATTAAG TACGGTGTCATCGAGTATCAACGCTCTGGTGGCGGTCACAGTGGCGGACTTTATGAAGCCGGCATGGCCCTGGCTGACAGAGAGACAGCTGTCCTGGATCAACATGGGCATGA GTGTTTTCTATGGATCTGTATGCATTGGAATGGCTGGTGTCGCCTCCATGATGGGCAATATACTACAG GCGGCTCTGTCCATATTTGGTATGATCAGTGGACCTCTCTTGGGCCTTTATTTGCTTGGCATGTTCTTCCGCTGTGTGAACTCCACT GGAGGTTTAACTGGTTTGATTTCCGGCCTGGCTATAACGTTATGGGTGGGAATTGGAGCTCAGCTGTATCCCCCTTTACCCGAGAAGACCCTCCGCCTTCCTTTGAGTGTGCAAGGATGCATTTCACAGGACTTGAATGAAACCACCACTATGATACCATTCACCACAGTCCTACAAACCTCAACTCCACA GTCAAGACCAGCGTTGGCAGACAGCTGGTATTCTCTGTCCTACCTGTACTTCTGCCCAGTAGGCATACTGGTGACCATGACCACAGGACTAATAGTTAGTGCAATCACAG gTGGCTGTAAGCAGAAGAAAGCTCGACCCGAGCTCTTTATCGGGAAGTCAGATCTCATTTGCTTTGGATGGAGAGACTCAGAG gtgtcAGAATTAATTGAGAAGGAGCCAAACCACATCCAGGGTCTGGACTGTCCAGTTTTCTATGACAATGAAATTGCACTTAAAGAGAAAGACCACAAGGAGAAGATCACAAAGCTTTAG
- the si:ch211-105j21.9 gene encoding sialomucin core protein 24-like isoform X1 gives MGVLALQLLVCGHLILFSLVVNNITNAQQISELPAKAPPLNATGNLTENNASNTYNDSSTFQNLTTQATTTGFNSTTGPTQINVTVTGSAEQSNSTKSAQTTQTATSSTININSTTVTSTVNSTHSNNETTTLSTTPLTKTTAIPSTAVTQNTTFSNESIAGGGMNNSEKSMTILFSILLGVIVMVILVNFAYKYGRSKERSIQYTHRRLQNEDTGESFAVSDDTLVISGGLYDGPQIYNPTMTVQNEEEFQTNTPGFASRPTQFRLEFLGEDQDRAFDNETSTFQTFHAHDQEP, from the exons ATGGGTGTGTTGGCTCTTCAGCTTTTGGTATGTGGCCAtctaatattgttttcattggtTGTGAATAATATAACCAATGCACAGCAGATCAGTGAGTTACCAGCAAAAGCTCCACCTCTGAATGCAACAGGAAACCTCACAGAAAACAATGCTTCAAATACATATAATGACAGCAGCACATTTCAAAACTTGACAACCCAGGCAACCACTACTGGCTTCAACAGTACTACAGGACCCACCCAAATCAATGTAACAGTCACAGGATCGGCAGAGCAGTCAAACTCGACAAAAAGCGCTCAGACAACCCAAACAGCCACATCCTCAACAATCAACATCAATTCAACAACTGTCACTTCTACAGTCAACAGCACTCATAGCAATAATGAAACTACTACATTAAGTACTACACCCCTGACCAAAACAACAGCGATTCCTTCTACCGCTGTAACTCAAAACACAACTTTTTCCAATGAATCAATAG CAGGTGGTGGCATGAATAATTCAGAGAAATCTATGaccattttattcagcattctGCTTGGTGTGATAGTTATGGTAATTCTGGTGAACTTTGCGTATAAGTACGGCAGAAGCAAAGAGAGAAGTATCCAATATACTCATCGCCGTCTCCAGAATGAAGATACAG GTGAGTCGTTTGCAGTGTCAGATGACACGCTGGTCATTTCAGGAGGACTCTATGACGGCCCTCAGATTTACAACCCCACCATGACGGTACAGAACGAGGAAGAATTCCAGACAAACACACCTGGATTTGCTTCCAGACCTACTCAGTTCCGCTTGGAGTTTCTGGGAGAGGATCAAGACAGAGCATTTGACAATGAGACCTCCACCTTTCAGACATTCCATGCACATGACCAAGAGCCTTAA